The following are from one region of the Gadus chalcogrammus isolate NIFS_2021 chromosome 19, NIFS_Gcha_1.0, whole genome shotgun sequence genome:
- the mettl25 gene encoding LOW QUALITY PROTEIN: methyltransferase-like protein 25 (The sequence of the model RefSeq protein was modified relative to this genomic sequence to represent the inferred CDS: deleted 2 bases in 1 codon) gives MSSLKDSPSDIRARIDEVRRFLSIALSIANAHTVEFYTHDVWSRLIAVTPEEVLSAISFQDGHQRAPERNTDETPKTTFGFCERTHRLVDIHTLLEAAKALSIPGLGVCLSRKQLMQSLRKDSHVSTHAEQDAELEPSEFMNSKKSHEVQFMSEVVSCLAQGCRVNQVIDVGSGKGYLCSFLSLRYGLQVYGIDSSSSNTHGAHERNRKLKRFSRAYQTHLRSPPQPELPGSADVAAAAAATAAADKPVSDGGQSEDVIGTAAERGRSVVDGCAPDAVREGNAACLREEEEEDTARLRTEEGDEEGKEDAAASPSESGVSSIDVGSIPDGDPDAVEDPEPADPFLGALPLEATEAVSGAGPPRAAPPGLSAAERERRKQENLARKAGRGARGRGQGAGPRGALYSPLTSYVTAETELRDLIDGLQDAVLVGLHTCGDLAPSTLRMFAAKRELASVCSVGCCYHLLTEEFGPPAPPPDGGVFGFPMSAYLREQSWFCGRNARMSACLALERVTVGKGIQMESLFFRAVLHVILRDHYDSFKSERRVGNVYSKSKSFVDYVRKALGRLDLDHSKLSDSVIQDYHEAYAPRTAEMRAFNMLKVILAPCIEGVVLLDRLCFLKEQEDIAFSALVQLFDPLLSPRCYAVVGVKTAGIVD, from the exons ATGTCTTCTTTGAAGGATTCTCCCTCAGATATTCGGGCACGGATAGACGAAGTAAGGCGGTTTCTGTCAATAGCGCTGAGCATCGCTAACGCTCATACGGTGGAGTTCTACACTCACGATGTGTGGAGCAGGCTAATAGCTGTCACACCAGAAGAGGTCTTATCAGCCATCAGTTTTCAGGacggccaccagagggcgcccgaACGCAACACAGATG AGACGCCTAAAACCACATTTGGGTTTTGCGAGAGAACCCATCGCCTGGTTGATATTCATACATTACTGGAGGCTGCCAAAGCGCTCTCTATCCCTGGCCTTGGAGTCTGTCTGTCCAGGAAGCAGCTGATGCAGTCTCTCAGAAAAGACTCCCACGTCTCCACACATGCAGAGCAAG ATGCGGAGTTGGAGCCGAGCGAGTTCATGAACTCCAAGAAGTCCCACGAGGTGCAGTTCATGTCGGAGGTGGTGTCCTGCCTCGCCCAGGGGTGCAGGGTCAATCAG gtgATCGACGTGGGCTCAGGTAAGGGCTACCTGTGCTCCTTCCTGTCGCTGCGCTACGGCCTGCAGGTGTACGGCATCGACTCCTCCAGCTCCAACACCCACGGGGCCCACGAGAGGAACCGCAAGCTGAAGAGGTTCTCCAGGGCCTACCAGACCCACCTGAGGAGCCCTCCTCAGCCGGAGCTCCCAGGGTCAGCGgacgtggcggcggcggcggcggcgacggcggcggccgATAAACCCGTGAGCGACGGGGGCCAATCGGAGGACGTTATCGGTACGGCTGCCGAGAGAGGAAGGTCGGTGGTGGATGGATGTGCGCCCGATGCGGTCAGAGAGGGAAACGCAGCGTgtctgagggaggaggaagaggaagacacaGCCCGTCTCAGgacggaggagggggatgaagagGGTAAAGAGGACGCGGCGGCTTCCCCTTCAGAGTCGGGCGTCTCATCCATAGAcgtgggttcgattcccgacGGCGATCCCGACGCCGTGGAGGACCCGGAGCCGGCGGACCCCTTCCTGGGCGCGCTGCCCCTGGAGGCCACCGAGGCGGTCTCCGGCGCCGGGCCCCCCAGAGCAGCCCCCCCCGGGCTCAGCGCCGCGGAGCGCGAGAGGAGGAAGCAGGAGAACCTGGCGAGGAAGGCGGGCCGCGgcgccagggggcggggccagggggcggggccgagg GGGGCCCTCTACTCGCCGCTGACCTCCTACGTCACCGCGGAGACGGAGCTCAGGGACCTCATCGATGGGCTGCAG gatgCGGTGCTGGTGGGTCTGCACACGTGCGGCGACCTGGCCCCCAGCACCCTGAGGATGTTTGCGGCCAAGCGGGAGCTGGCGTCTGTGTGCAGCGTGGGCTGCTGCTACCACCTGCTGACGGAGGAGTTCGGCCCCCCAGCGCCCCCACCAG atggcGGTGTGTTTGGCTTCCCCATGAGCGCTTACCTCCGGGAGCAGTCGTGGTTCTGTGGCCGGAACGCCCGGATGTCTGCCTGCCTG gctTTGGAGAGAGTGACAGTTGGCAAAGGG ATTCAAATGGAGTCTCTGTTCTTCCGGGCTGTACTGCATGTGATTCTGAGGGACCACTACGACTCGTTTAAGAG tgaGAGACGGGTGGGCAACGTCTACTCCAAGTCCAAGTCCTTCGTGGACTACGTCCGTAAAGCTCTGGGCCGGCTGGATCTGGACCATTCCAAG CTTTCTGACAGCGTCATCCAGGACTACCACGAGGCCTACGCTCCCCGGACGGCCGAGATGAGGGCCTTCAACATG ctcaaGGTGATACTCGCCCCTTGTATCGAAGGAGTGGTTCTGCTCGATCGCCTCTGTTTCCTCAAAGAACAG GAGGATATTGCGTTCTCCGCCCTGGTGCAGCTCTTTGATCCCCTGCTGTCGCCAAGATGTTACGCCGTTGTTGGGGTGAAAACGGCTGGAATAGTCGATTAG
- the ccdc59 gene encoding thyroid transcription factor 1-associated protein 26 homolog isoform X1 — protein sequence MDRGNFAGRAGNNRGGPTNRGGPTNRGGPTYRGGSTNRGAGGPTYRGAGGPTYRGGPTNRGGPTYRGGPTNRGGPTYRGGPTNRGGPTYRGGPTNRGGPTYRGGPTNRGGPNKRKWVQDNKTFEGSLSEGQGFAFRLKQKVQHEYNKLLTKERRKKLQPKSQLKEEYPEHLRHLYEAESAKLKNEALTNRSKRSLGRFSVQSETQDTDSPVVKEADTQQAASTESTAGSGAVTDQGDGTVLKAEAPALKAEAPALKAEAPALKAEAPALKAEAPALKAEAPAATEEQKEDSPEPAKPLPVIPMSNRMKRKLTRKSSYQVAQEEFQEANEKRKKKNEEFLTNKQKKETAIQKYKDKKKEMFQVLSKKTKKGQPNLNLQMEYLLQKIQGPQK from the exons ATGGATCGAGGGAACTTTGCGGGGAGAGCTGGTAACAACAGAGGTGGTCCCACGAACAGAGGGGGTCCCACCAACAGAGGTGGTCCCACTTACAGAGGGGGTTCCACTAACAGAGGAGCTGGTGGTCCCACTTACAGAGGAGCTGGTGGTCCGACTTACAGAGGGGGTCCCACAAACCGTGGTGGTCCGACTTACAGAGGGGGTCCCACAAACCGTGGTGGTCCGACTTACAGAGGGGGTCCCACAAACCGAGGTGGTCCGACTTACAGAGGTGGTCCCACAAACCGTGGTGGTCCGACTTACAGAGGGGGTCCCACAAACCGAGGTGGTCCCAACAAGAGGAAATGGGTCCAGGACAACAAGACATTCGAGGGGAGCTTGAGTGAAG GTCAAGGGTTTGCTTTTAGGCTTAAGCAAAAAGTCCAACATGAGTACAACAAACTTCTgacgaaggagaggaggaaaaagcTTCAACCCAAATCCCAGCTCAAGGAGGAATACCCCGAGCATCTCAGACATCTGTACGAGGCCGAAAGCGCCAAGCTGAAAAACGAAGCTCTTACAAATAGATCCAAAAGATCTCTTGGCCGATTCAGTGTTCAGTCAGAGACGCAAGACACAGACAGCCCTGTTGTGAAGGAGGCTGACACGCAACAAGCAGCCAGCACAGAATCCACCGCTGGGAGCGGAGCTGTTACCGACCAGGGAGACGGCACCGTGCTGAAGGCTGAGGCGCCAGCGCTGAAGGCTGAGGCGCCAGCGCTGAAGGCTGAAGCGCCAGCGCTGAAGGCTGAAGCGCCAGCGCTGAAGGCTGAAGCGCCAGCGCTGAAGGCTGAAGCGCCAGCGGCTACAGAGGAACAAAA GGAGGACTCTCCGGAGCCGGCCAAACCGCTGCCCGTTATTCCCATGAGCAACCGCATGAAGAGGAAACTGACGAGGAAGTCCTCCTACCAGGTCGCACAAGAGGAGTTTCAGGAGGCCaatgaaaagagaaagaagaagaatgag GAGTTTCTGACGAACAAGCAGAAGAAAGAGACTGCCATCCAGAAATACAAGGACAAGAAGAAAGAGATGTTTCAGGTTTTGAGCAAAAAGACCAAGAAAGGACAGCCCAACCTCAACCTGCAGATGGAGTACCTGCTCCAGAAGATCCAAGGACCTCAGAAGTGA
- the ccdc59 gene encoding thyroid transcription factor 1-associated protein 26 homolog isoform X2 — MDRGNFAGRAGNNRGGPTNRGGPTNRGGPTYRGGSTNRGAGGPTYRGAGGPTYRGGPTNRGGPTYRGGPTNRGGPTYRGGPTNRGGPTYRGGPTNRGGPTYRGGPTNRGGPNKRKWVQDNKTFEGSLSEGQGFAFRLKQKVQHEYNKLLTKERRKKLQPKSQLKEEYPEHLRHLYEAESAKLKNEALTNRSKRSLGRFSVQSETQDTDSPVVKEADTQQAASTESTAGSGAVTDQGDGTVLKAEAPALKAEAPALKAEAPALKAEAPAATEEQKEDSPEPAKPLPVIPMSNRMKRKLTRKSSYQVAQEEFQEANEKRKKKNEEFLTNKQKKETAIQKYKDKKKEMFQVLSKKTKKGQPNLNLQMEYLLQKIQGPQK; from the exons ATGGATCGAGGGAACTTTGCGGGGAGAGCTGGTAACAACAGAGGTGGTCCCACGAACAGAGGGGGTCCCACCAACAGAGGTGGTCCCACTTACAGAGGGGGTTCCACTAACAGAGGAGCTGGTGGTCCCACTTACAGAGGAGCTGGTGGTCCGACTTACAGAGGGGGTCCCACAAACCGTGGTGGTCCGACTTACAGAGGGGGTCCCACAAACCGTGGTGGTCCGACTTACAGAGGGGGTCCCACAAACCGAGGTGGTCCGACTTACAGAGGTGGTCCCACAAACCGTGGTGGTCCGACTTACAGAGGGGGTCCCACAAACCGAGGTGGTCCCAACAAGAGGAAATGGGTCCAGGACAACAAGACATTCGAGGGGAGCTTGAGTGAAG GTCAAGGGTTTGCTTTTAGGCTTAAGCAAAAAGTCCAACATGAGTACAACAAACTTCTgacgaaggagaggaggaaaaagcTTCAACCCAAATCCCAGCTCAAGGAGGAATACCCCGAGCATCTCAGACATCTGTACGAGGCCGAAAGCGCCAAGCTGAAAAACGAAGCTCTTACAAATAGATCCAAAAGATCTCTTGGCCGATTCAGTGTTCAGTCAGAGACGCAAGACACAGACAGCCCTGTTGTGAAGGAGGCTGACACGCAACAAGCAGCCAGCACAGAATCCACCGCTGGGAGCGGAGCTGTTACCGACCAGGGAGACGGCACCGTGCTGAAGGCTGAGGCGCCAGCGCTGAAGGCTGAGGCGCCAGCGCTGAAG GCTGAAGCGCCAGCGCTGAAGGCTGAAGCGCCAGCGGCTACAGAGGAACAAAA GGAGGACTCTCCGGAGCCGGCCAAACCGCTGCCCGTTATTCCCATGAGCAACCGCATGAAGAGGAAACTGACGAGGAAGTCCTCCTACCAGGTCGCACAAGAGGAGTTTCAGGAGGCCaatgaaaagagaaagaagaagaatgag GAGTTTCTGACGAACAAGCAGAAGAAAGAGACTGCCATCCAGAAATACAAGGACAAGAAGAAAGAGATGTTTCAGGTTTTGAGCAAAAAGACCAAGAAAGGACAGCCCAACCTCAACCTGCAGATGGAGTACCTGCTCCAGAAGATCCAAGGACCTCAGAAGTGA
- the cracr2ab gene encoding EF-hand calcium-binding domain-containing protein 4B codes for MEEEGRVNGLSAPGGRGSEWGRISLLDKNQEFFRICDVEAKGFITRTDMRRLHQELPLSSEELEDVFDSLDAGRDGYLTLEAFSSGFSQFLHGRRLSLGDDLGPSPAPGHRVKETLYQSQWDARLAGGEDEEEQHFSMLLESLGAGNVFEDPGEVRSLWAQLRKDEPHLLSNFEEFLARVTHQIKDAKEEKKEMESALQRKAATHDSEIRSLYEEMEAQIKNEKDRLHLKDSERQQLHSQDLEYQLVSKERELDQLSSKQHRLERQCCELSSEKKERHVENVKLKVTNEELVRELDSTSQELTLAQEQLALLQQQASRLHQEKEMEMYRITEGLQREKQSLMKQLDLLREMNKHLKDERDICCGMPRSSLRKKQKQQKAGLANLFDDPSPQSNSSLMVDGSYQSLEALPLHHLHIVFVASSSCSEDDSPGPAPYRAPSLFSAPNASANPYARPSISPRGDAPACPQQRPPAKKSPAHLANEERLDGPLDGWPLRRVISIEEDHLPHLLLGGPQPLLHQLSEEEEEEEEEDEDDLEEVGEEAAQSDLEASGVDLTSKSMATPPSSSAQQAVGVAVGVAVGVAPVAAPVVTRSRFSRMTMAPRGQPVGKETQHVRPWRESLGPVSVPERLFKVVLVGNSSVGKTSLLRSFCEGRFSPATSATVGIDYSVKTLTLDNTQVAMQLWDTAGQERYRSITKQFFRKADGVVVMYDVTVEDSFKAVKPWLDNVQEAAGEGIPILLLGNKMDKDEERQVSYKEAFLLAEVAQIMFYEVSAYTGNQVAESLTHLARVLKEQEDRVRDTTIILTAQPVKKKACCK; via the exons atggaggaggagggccgggTGAACGGGCTGAGCGCCCCCGGGGGGCGCGGCTCGGAGTGGGGTCGCATCTCCCTGCTGGACAAGAACCAGGAGTTCTTCAGGATCTGTGACGTGGAGGCCAAGGGCTTCATCACACGCACCGACATGAGG aggcTCCACCAAGAGCTGCCCCTATCATCAGAAGAGCTGGAGGATGTGTTTGACTCGCTGGACGCCGGCCGTGACGGCTACCTCACACTGGAGGCCTTCTCCTCTGGCTTCA GCCAGTTCCTGCACGGTCGGAGGCTCTCATTGGGCGACGACCTaggcccctcccccgccccgggGCACCGGGTCAAGGAGACGCTGTACCAGAGCCAATGGGACGCCAGGCTGGCGGGCGGtgaggacgaagaggagcagCACTTCAGCATGCTGCTGGAGAGCCTGGGGGCCGGCAATGTGTTCGAGGA CCCAGGCGAGGTGCGCAGTCTGTGGGCTCAGCTCAGGAAGGACgagccccacctcctctccaacTTCGAGGAGTTCCTGGCGCGCGTCACGCACCAGATCAAGGACgccaaggaggagaagaaggagatggagagtgCTCTGCAGAG GAAGGCAGCCACACATGACAGCGAGATACGCAGCCTGTACGAAGAGATGGAGGCGCAGATCAAGAACGAGAAAGACCGGCTCCATCTGAAG GACTCTGAGCGGCAGCAGCTGCACAGCCAGGACCTGGAGTACCAGCTGGTCTCCAAGGAGAGGGAGCTGGACCAGCTCTCCTCCAAGCAGCACAGG ctggaGCGGCAGTGCTGCGAGCTGAGCAGTGAGAAGAAGGAGCGCCACGTGGAGAACGTGAAGCTGAAGGTGACCAACGAGGAGCTGGTGAGGGAGCTGGACAGCACCAGCCAGGAGCTGACCCTCGCCCAGGAGCAGCTGgcgctgctgcagcagcaggcctCCCGGCTGCACCAGGAGAAGGAGAT GGAGATGTACAGGATCACGGAGGGGctgcagagagagaagcagagtcTCATGAAACAGCTCGACCTGCTCCG AGAGATGAACAAACATCTGAAGGATGAACGGGACATATGCTGTGGCATG CCGCGGTCCTCACTGAGGaagaagcagaagcagcagaAGGCTGGCCTGGCTAATCTATTCGATGATCCCAGTCCACAGTCCAACAG CTCCCTGATGGTGGACGGGTCCTACCAGTCTCTGGAGGCCCTGCCCTTGCACCACCTTCATATCGTGTTTGTCGCTTCCTCTTCCTGCAGCGAGGACGactcccccggccccgccccctaccgcgccccctccctcttctccgcCCCCAACGCTAGCGCTAACCCCTACGCTAGGCCTAGCATTAGCCCCCGGGGCGACGCCCCCGCCTGCCCCCAGCAGAGACCCCCCGCCAAGaagagccccgcccacctcgccaacg aggagcggctggACGGGCCGCTGGACGGGTGGCCCCTGCGCCGCGTGATCTCCATCGAGGAGGACCACctgccccacctgctccttggGGGGCCCCAGCCCCTCCTGCACCAgctcagtgaggaggaggaggaggaggaggaggaggatgaagacgatctggaggaggtgggggaggaggcagCGCAGAGCGACCTGGAGGCCAGCGGCGTCGACCTGACCAGCAAGTCcatggccacgcccccctccagcTCCGCCCAGCAGGCTGTGGGCGTGGCTGTGGGCGTGGCTGTGGGCGTGGCTCCGGTGGCGGCGCCGGTCGTCACCAGGTCCCGCTTCTCCAGGATGACCATGGCCCCCCGGGGTCAGCCCGTCGGCAAGGAGACCCAGCACGTACGTCCCTGGAGagagagcct GGGTCCTGTGTCGGTCCCTGAGCGTCTGTTcaaggtggtgctggtggggaacTCCAGCGTGGGAAAGACCTCCCTGCTGCGCTCCTTCTGCGAGGGCCGCTTCAGCCCCGCCACCTCCGCCACCGTGG GTATCGACTACAGCGTGAAGACGCTCACCCTGGACAACACCCAGGTGGCCATGCAGCTGTGGGACACAGCTGGACAGGAGAG GTACCGCAGCATCACCAAGCAGTTCTTCCGGAAGGCGGACGGCGTTGTGGTCATGTACGACGTCACGGTGGAGGACAGCTTCAAGGCCGTCAAGCCCTGGCTGGACAACGTCCAG GAAGCTGCAGGCGAAGGCATCCCCATCCTGTTGCTAGGCAACAAAATGGACAAAGATGAGGAGCGACAGGTCTCCTACAAAGAGGCCTTCCTATTGGCTGAG